In the genome of Sebastes umbrosus isolate fSebUmb1 chromosome 14, fSebUmb1.pri, whole genome shotgun sequence, one region contains:
- the zgc:153733 gene encoding sesquipedalian-1 — translation MKLHQKILTHYLSCTSPVDKEGYLYKKKERTATYQRRWFVLKANLLFYQERPADRHLLGVIVLEGCAVRRSESDGQFAFSLVFEGPGLKTYRFAAGDGQTHESWVKALLSASHCYLSLLVRDLGRQYEEAKQQQGSGESRHSSSVGALKQSTSSFFFAVQGPTAAVVRESRSFSAGTVLQAPSIPTKVVAKKSPKLWPRRNAHVTPLNGPAPLYGEWPLVGFDPLEDFSKLHDYYGQEVKKAREEWLRSRRAEEEHVDGDLIDLG, via the exons ATGAAGCTCCATCAGAAGATTTTGACCCATTACCTGTCATGCACCTCTCCGGTAGATAAAGAGGGATATCTCTATAAAAAG AAAGAGAGGACTGCCACCTACCAGCGGCGGTGGTTCGTCCTGAAGGCCAACCTGCTCTTCTACCAGGAGCGTCCGGCTGACCGCCACCTGCTGGGGGTCATCGTGCTGGAGGGGTGTGCGGTCCGCCGCTCAGAGTCTGACGGACAGTTTGCCTTCTCTCTGGTGTTTGAGGGGCCCGGGCTGAAAACCTACAGATTTGCAGCAGGAGATGGTCAGACTCACGAGAGCTGGGTGAAAGCGTTGCTGTCAGCCAGCCACTGTTACCTCTCGCTGCTGGTCAGAGACCTGGGGAGGCAGTATGAAG AAGCTAAACAGCAACAAGGCTCTGGTGAGTCCCGTCACAGCTCCTCCGTCGGGGCCCTCAAACAGTCCACCTCCAGCTTCTTCTTCGCTGTTCAGGGGCCGACAGCAGCGGTGGTCAGGGAGTCGAGAAGCTTCAGCGCCGGCACCGTTTTACAAGCACCGTCTATACCCACCAAAGTGGTGGCTAAAAAGTCTCCTAAACTGTGGCCCAGGAGAAACGCTCACGTCACACCTCTTAATGGACCGGCACCTCTGTACGGTGAATGGCCTCTGGTGGGTTTTGATCCACTTGAGGACTTCAGCAAACTTCATGATTATTAtggacaggaagtgaagaaagcGAGAGAGGAGTGGCTGAGGAGTCGACGAGCAGAAGAGGAACACGTCGATGGAGATCTCATCGACCTGGGCTGA